From Syntrophobacterales bacterium, a single genomic window includes:
- a CDS encoding SDR family NAD(P)-dependent oxidoreductase, which yields MTGITSYGAHIPRLRLNRMSVFQAMGWFAPATMMVAQGERSLCNHDEDSLTMAVAAARDCLIGKDKAAVDGLYLCSTTLPFADRQNSGIVATTLNLGAEMITADFTSSQRAGTTGLLTALEVAKGGSRRSILVAASDKREAKPASFYELWFGDGAAALLVGNQNVIAEFVGSYTVSYDFIDHYRGAGKNFDYTWEERWLREEGYSKFIPEAVAGLFQKLNITMDDVQKLVFPCIFKAEHLAIARKMGAAPGKLVSQMHEVCGETGTAHPLLMMISALETAQPGDGILVAGFGQGCDALYFKVTEEISNLAPRLGVSGSLANKKNTDNYLKYLKFRNLIQPERGIRGEAPTQTAMTTLWRNRKMVTGLVGGKCRDCGTPQYPKLDICVNPECGHVNSQDDYEFADRPAHVKSFTGDLLAVSVDPPAVYGMVQFDDGGRFMADFTDCEPAELKVGLPVRMVFRRRFTDEERGFTGYFWKAVPEIGAAVALPEIRFDKRVAIVTGAGGGLGRIYALELAKRGAKVVVNDFGGARDGAGAGSGSPADLFVEEIRALKGEAIANYDNVATPEGGERIVKMAIEYFGGVDILINNAGIIRDKTFLNMEPENWQAVVAVHLNGAYNVTRPAFAAMRERGYGRIIMTSSAAGLYGNFGQTNYGAAKLGLVGFMNTIKIEGAKYNIKVNTIAPMAASRLTEDLLPPEMAKRMQPDYIAGMVLYLCSENCNESGEIFNAAAGFYSRAAIMTGAGALLSDGATLPTPEDIRDNWEKINSLENAREITDAASAITSFLMPPSPEAKNGEKPAGSADVKGVFARMPEAFDPAAAAGKDVVFQFLISGGGGGEWIVAVKDGTCRIEAGKAEKPTTTIIMADTDFIKLITGELDGMAAYTSGKLKVEGDLMKSQLIGRLFKFKR from the coding sequence ATGACTGGAATCACTTCCTACGGCGCGCATATTCCCCGCCTGCGCCTGAACCGCATGTCCGTTTTCCAGGCGATGGGCTGGTTTGCGCCGGCAACCATGATGGTTGCGCAGGGGGAGCGTTCCCTCTGCAACCACGATGAAGACTCGCTGACAATGGCTGTTGCCGCCGCCCGGGACTGTCTGATCGGGAAAGACAAAGCAGCCGTGGACGGTCTCTATCTGTGCTCGACGACTCTGCCCTTCGCCGACCGGCAGAACTCGGGAATAGTCGCGACGACGCTCAATCTGGGGGCGGAAATGATAACCGCCGACTTCACCTCCTCGCAGCGGGCTGGAACGACGGGTCTTTTAACCGCCCTTGAGGTGGCAAAAGGGGGAAGCCGCCGCAGCATCCTCGTCGCCGCCTCCGACAAAAGAGAGGCCAAGCCTGCCTCCTTCTATGAGCTGTGGTTCGGCGATGGCGCGGCGGCGCTTTTGGTGGGCAATCAGAACGTGATCGCCGAATTTGTCGGTTCTTACACGGTTTCCTATGATTTCATCGACCACTACCGGGGCGCGGGAAAGAACTTCGATTATACCTGGGAGGAACGCTGGCTCCGCGAGGAGGGCTACTCCAAATTCATCCCCGAAGCAGTGGCCGGCCTTTTCCAAAAATTGAATATCACGATGGATGATGTGCAGAAACTGGTTTTCCCCTGCATCTTCAAGGCGGAACATCTTGCCATTGCCAGGAAAATGGGCGCCGCTCCGGGGAAGCTTGTCTCGCAGATGCACGAGGTTTGCGGGGAGACGGGAACTGCCCATCCGCTCCTGATGATGATTTCCGCCCTCGAGACGGCCCAGCCGGGCGACGGGATTCTGGTCGCCGGCTTCGGCCAGGGCTGCGACGCCCTCTACTTCAAGGTGACGGAGGAAATCAGCAACCTGGCGCCCCGCTTGGGCGTGAGCGGCTCGCTTGCCAACAAAAAAAACACCGACAATTACCTGAAATATCTCAAATTCAGAAACCTGATTCAGCCGGAAAGGGGAATCCGCGGGGAGGCCCCGACCCAGACTGCCATGACGACCCTCTGGCGGAATCGCAAGATGGTGACTGGCCTGGTCGGGGGAAAATGCCGGGATTGCGGGACGCCGCAGTACCCGAAGCTCGACATCTGCGTAAATCCCGAGTGCGGTCATGTAAACAGTCAGGACGATTATGAATTCGCCGATCGCCCCGCCCACGTGAAGAGTTTTACCGGCGATCTGCTGGCCGTTTCCGTTGATCCGCCGGCGGTCTATGGGATGGTTCAGTTTGATGACGGCGGCCGCTTCATGGCCGATTTCACCGACTGCGAGCCTGCCGAGCTCAAGGTAGGGCTGCCCGTCCGGATGGTCTTCCGGCGGAGATTTACCGATGAGGAAAGGGGTTTTACCGGCTACTTCTGGAAGGCGGTTCCGGAGATCGGCGCCGCAGTGGCGCTTCCCGAAATCCGTTTTGACAAACGCGTGGCAATTGTCACCGGCGCGGGAGGGGGCTTGGGAAGAATATACGCCCTTGAACTTGCCAAAAGGGGGGCAAAAGTGGTCGTCAACGACTTCGGCGGCGCCCGGGATGGGGCGGGCGCTGGTTCGGGAAGCCCCGCCGACCTTTTTGTCGAAGAGATTCGTGCGCTTAAAGGCGAGGCGATCGCCAATTACGACAACGTGGCGACGCCGGAGGGCGGCGAGCGCATCGTCAAAATGGCCATCGAGTACTTTGGCGGCGTTGACATCCTGATCAATAACGCAGGCATAATCCGGGACAAGACCTTTCTCAATATGGAGCCGGAAAACTGGCAGGCCGTGGTCGCCGTCCATCTGAACGGCGCCTACAACGTCACCCGCCCGGCGTTTGCCGCAATGCGCGAGCGCGGTTACGGCCGAATCATCATGACCTCCTCGGCGGCCGGGCTGTACGGCAACTTCGGGCAGACAAATTACGGCGCGGCCAAGCTGGGGCTGGTCGGCTTCATGAATACGATAAAAATAGAAGGGGCAAAGTACAATATCAAAGTCAACACTATCGCCCCGATGGCTGCCTCGCGTCTCACCGAGGATTTGCTGCCGCCGGAGATGGCTAAGCGGATGCAGCCCGACTACATAGCCGGGATGGTTCTGTACCTCTGCTCGGAGAACTGCAACGAAAGCGGCGAGATCTTCAATGCCGCGGCCGGATTCTACAGCCGGGCCGCAATCATGACGGGGGCGGGGGCTCTTTTGAGCGACGGCGCGACGCTTCCGACGCCCGAGGATATCCGCGACAACTGGGAGAAAATCAACAGCCTGGAAAATGCGCGGGAGATAACCGACGCGGCCTCGGCCATCACCTCGTTTCTGATGCCTCCGTCGCCGGAGGCGAAAAATGGAGAAAAGCCTGCCGGAAGCGCTGATGTAAAGGGCGTTTTTGCCAGGATGCCGGAGGCGTTTGACCCCGCGGCGGCCGCCGGGAAGGATGTCGTCTTTCAGTTTTTGATCTCCGGCGGAGGCGGGGGGGAATGGATTGTTGCCGTCAAGGATGGAACCTGCCGCATTGAAGCAGGCAAGGCGGAGAAGCCGACTACGACAATCATCATGGCCGATACGGATTTTATCAAACTGATCACCGGCGAACTGGACGGGATGGCGGCCTACACCTCCGGCAAGCTGAAGGTTGAAGGCGACCTGATGAAATCGCAGTTGATCGGCCGGTTGTTCAAATTCAAAAGATAG
- a CDS encoding TetR/AcrR family transcriptional regulator: MNTPLDKARKDPESMKARILTVARRLFGEYGFHGTTTRMIAQEVGIDISTLHYHWGGKKDLYESVVIDINKDLRHKLLEVENIIHGRPLSERLDISIDMMTDYLFSQPSVSNLILFHYFTKNRYEGNLDFSVPEFTADIAFSMGLSANRKNVAPETMLKVIAVMNSIHNFISGEGFFRPMLNLERERYIAMVKDTLKFIHIPAFTQETGLNPVKRQETGFRPSPG, translated from the coding sequence ATGAACACCCCTCTTGACAAGGCCCGCAAGGACCCCGAATCGATGAAGGCCCGGATACTTACCGTCGCCCGAAGGCTTTTCGGTGAATACGGCTTTCATGGGACTACGACCAGGATGATCGCCCAGGAGGTGGGGATCGACATCTCTACGCTCCACTACCACTGGGGTGGGAAAAAAGATCTCTATGAATCGGTAGTTATCGATATCAACAAGGATCTGCGGCATAAACTCCTGGAGGTCGAAAATATTATCCACGGACGCCCCCTTTCCGAACGGCTCGATATTTCGATCGACATGATGACTGACTATCTTTTTTCGCAGCCCAGCGTCTCCAACCTGATCCTTTTTCATTATTTCACCAAAAATCGCTATGAAGGGAATCTGGATTTCAGCGTTCCCGAGTTTACCGCCGACATCGCTTTTTCCATGGGGCTTTCCGCGAATCGGAAGAATGTCGCCCCGGAAACCATGCTGAAGGTAATCGCGGTTATGAATTCTATCCATAATTTTATTTCGGGCGAGGGTTTTTTCCGGCCGATGTTGAATCTTGAGCGGGAAAGATACATCGCCATGGTCAAGGACACGCTTAAATTCATCCATATTCCCGCCTTCACCCAAGAAACAGGTCTCAATCCTGTCAAGCGGCAAGAGACCGGATTCCGACCTTCGCCAGGATGA
- a CDS encoding SDR family NAD(P)-dependent oxidoreductase produces MALDMEAIGKKIGPYKKDYDWRDVILYAMGVGAGFDELDYTYEKNLKVIPSFSIAAIFNFLGEVGISSNMNLAGLLHGEQDLIFHNPFPVSGTLSTEGKITHYYDKGPKGALVVAESDTWHSNGKKLFTNIITLFARLDGGFGGEAAPRSAVEFPERAADFTVEAAPSVNQPLLYRLSGDVFPLHADPEFARKVGFEKPIMHGLCTHGFACRALMGALTPGRPELVRRFACRFSTPLYPGDPLKTLIWKMQEGRALFRTVNARTGETVIDNGIFEYGEIARDEIRFDDRVAVITGAGGGLGRVYALELARRGAKVVVNDLGGAKDGTGEGSTTPAQQVVEEITRAGGIALANYDNVATPEGGENIIKAAVKAFGTVDILINNAGILRDRTLVKMEPETWQAVLDVHLHGAYHVTKPAFALMKEKGYGRIIMTTSAAGLYGNFGQTNYSAAKLALVGFMNTLKLEGGRYNIKVNTIAPIAASRLMAEVIPPDMLEKMKPEFVAPLVLFLVSEKCPVSGRIYNAGVGVYNRAAVMTGAGAVIGDGRKIPSPEEIAASLAKISDLKGAREFEHLQESTGELLASFAQRQ; encoded by the coding sequence ATGGCGCTGGATATGGAGGCAATCGGCAAAAAAATCGGCCCGTATAAAAAGGACTATGACTGGAGAGACGTCATCCTCTATGCGATGGGGGTGGGCGCCGGGTTCGACGAGCTTGATTACACCTATGAGAAGAACCTGAAGGTGATTCCCAGTTTCTCGATCGCGGCCATCTTCAATTTTCTCGGTGAGGTAGGCATCTCCTCCAACATGAATCTCGCCGGCCTCCTGCACGGCGAACAGGATCTGATCTTCCACAACCCGTTCCCCGTTTCGGGAACGCTCAGCACCGAGGGAAAAATCACCCATTACTATGACAAGGGCCCCAAAGGCGCCCTCGTCGTCGCCGAGAGCGACACCTGGCACTCCAACGGCAAGAAGCTGTTCACGAATATAATCACCCTTTTTGCCCGGCTGGATGGCGGGTTCGGCGGAGAGGCCGCCCCCCGGAGCGCTGTCGAATTCCCCGAACGCGCCGCCGATTTCACCGTTGAGGCCGCCCCTTCGGTCAATCAGCCGCTCTTGTACCGACTCTCCGGGGATGTCTTTCCCCTGCATGCCGATCCGGAATTTGCCCGCAAAGTCGGGTTCGAAAAACCGATTATGCACGGCCTTTGCACCCACGGCTTTGCCTGCCGCGCGCTAATGGGGGCATTGACGCCAGGAAGGCCTGAACTGGTGCGCCGTTTTGCCTGCCGCTTCTCCACGCCCCTTTATCCCGGCGATCCGCTCAAGACGCTGATCTGGAAAATGCAGGAGGGCCGGGCTCTCTTTCGGACAGTCAATGCCCGGACGGGAGAGACCGTAATCGACAACGGCATTTTTGAATACGGCGAGATTGCCCGGGATGAAATCAGGTTCGATGACCGGGTGGCGGTAATTACCGGCGCCGGCGGCGGTCTGGGGCGCGTTTACGCCCTGGAGCTGGCAAGGCGCGGGGCAAAGGTGGTCGTCAATGATTTGGGCGGCGCAAAGGACGGTACCGGCGAGGGATCGACCACGCCGGCCCAGCAGGTGGTTGAGGAGATCACCCGCGCAGGCGGCATCGCCCTTGCCAATTACGACAACGTCGCCACCCCGGAAGGCGGGGAAAATATAATCAAGGCTGCGGTCAAAGCCTTCGGCACGGTCGATATCCTGATCAACAACGCCGGAATCCTGCGGGACAGAACCCTGGTGAAAATGGAGCCTGAAACCTGGCAGGCGGTTCTCGACGTCCATCTGCACGGGGCGTATCATGTCACCAAACCGGCATTTGCCCTGATGAAGGAAAAGGGCTACGGGCGAATCATCATGACAACCTCAGCCGCGGGACTCTACGGCAACTTCGGCCAGACAAACTACAGCGCCGCGAAGCTCGCCCTCGTTGGCTTCATGAACACGCTGAAGCTGGAGGGGGGAAGATACAACATCAAGGTGAACACAATTGCCCCCATCGCCGCCTCGCGGCTGATGGCCGAGGTCATCCCCCCGGACATGCTCGAGAAGATGAAACCGGAGTTTGTCGCGCCGCTTGTCCTCTTTCTGGTCTCGGAAAAATGCCCGGTCTCCGGCCGAATCTACAATGCCGGCGTCGGCGTTTACAACCGCGCCGCCGTTATGACGGGAGCGGGGGCGGTAATTGGCGACGGGCGGAAAATTCCCTCGCCGGAAGAGATCGCCGCCTCCCTTGCGAAGATCAGCGACCTCAAAGGGGCAAGGGAATTTGAGCATTTACAGGAATCAACCGGCGAGCTTTTGGCCAGTTTTGCCCAGCGGCAATAA